The following nucleotide sequence is from Anguilla rostrata isolate EN2019 chromosome 3, ASM1855537v3, whole genome shotgun sequence.
GAATAaaagaggggtagagagagaaaaagaggaatcAAAAAGTATATCCTTTGTTTTACTATAATGACAGCATTATTTTCTCTGTGCCTATCTCATACGTACAGTGTACAAAGTGTACAATTATCCCTTCGTGCTTAGAAACTACATTTTATTGTTAGTTGACAAAGTGTTTTTCTTATGTCCAGTCAGAGCCGCTCATTCAAATGCAGTTTCAATTCAAACTCAGTTACCATGCCAACCACttataaaaacagtttgaaagcaGTGGTTAGACAGCTGATTTCGCTAAATACcgtagttctacctcctggttGAATAATTGTGCTAATTGGCAAATCTGGGTGAtttgaacaaaatactggggagtaCTTTAACTTTCTGTACCtgaattttccacctctgattaAGAGAGAGGCACTCTCTGAAGCACCAAAAAATTGTGATCTCAACGAGCGTGCTTCGCACGTGACCTGCTCCTCGGGCCACGCCCTGTACCTGGAGTGTACGTGAAGGGCAGGTCAGCTAGCTCCGCCCCTCGCCTCAGGCACTGCGCCAGCTTCTTGCACCAGTGCTGGTGGCTGGAGTCCTCCGGGCAGCGCGATTGGTCAATTTCAGAACACCGGTCAGAGCAGTACAGCACGGCGTTGCACTGGGGGCTACGGGCAGAtggaagggaaggagaggggagagagagagaacataacagaaaaagaaagaaagagacagaggggataATGGcggaaacagaaataaagaacagagagacaaagagataTAGAAATAGATGCAAAAACAAAGAAGGGGAAGAaaaaggggaagagaaaaaaacaaggaaacagagaggaaggggaagtaaaaaaaaaaacaaaagacacagcACAATTATTCAGAATGATGAGAACaagagtgtgagaggagaggtGCTCGCGGTCAAAGACAGGGTGTGCAGAAAGACAAAGATACGAGAGgaacaaatgtataaatgaaaaataagaagaaacaCATGAAGAAGAAATAGGACGGAAGGGGATATCACACAATGGAGAGGCATGTCGTTAACACACACTTGCAGTGAAGTGGAACATCTCAGTTAGGAGTATGTAGACGCAATGCCAGCTGCTCAATTGCTGATAGAGTGCCTGGAAAACTTATCTAGCCCAGGTTTCCTGCAATCTTGACTGGCAACCTTTCATTTAAGtgattgattggctaaggaatccacacaccttctCCTCGAGGCATTAATTGACAAGCTGACCggaaggaaaacacaaaaacctgcagacactgcggcagCCCCTGGGATTCCGTTTGACAATCCCAGGTTCTAGGCGTTCCGTTTGAAAACCCTGGCTACACTGAAAGGTTTTGCAGCCAGCTAGGACGTACCCATGCTAATGCAGTCTGACTCATTGTTATGGGCCTGGTAAATTAAACTGGTGATGACCCAACTGCCACGCAACTGATTGCCACAAAGAAGATCAAGCTCCAGCATGAAAAAGCAAGGTATCTGTGGAATGCAGAATCTTTTGTGTGAGGGGAAGTCCATTTTTATCTCCTACAGGATCTGAGCACGCAGCCCTAATCTAAATGACCGCAAGAATTTCAGCTCTCGCAGATAATCCTGACTCGgtttaactcacacacacacacgcacgcacacgcagatcACTGGGTGACACACATttgtgactcacacacacacacacacacacagacagatcaGGAAGTTCCCTTAAAATGTGCCAGACAGTGAGCTTTGAGTGTAATGGCCTCAGATAGCCTCGGTTAGGACACTCTAATGGGGACCTGGTGAAGGGGAAGCTGCATTAAGCAGTGACCCAGCTCCCTTTCACAAACACGTCCCGTCCTTCTTGTCCCTGAGGAAAAGGTCGTAGGAACGTCAGTCTCCCCTGTTCATTAAACGGTGCATTGCTCTGAGCTATGTGTGCTCCAGTATTCCTTAATTGGGACTAGTCCCTTAGGAAGTTGCCCGGGTAAGGAACTTTTCCTCTAGACCTTCCTGTCCTCTtgccccagccacccccccccccaccccccttcaatTTTCTTCCTTGCCCCTTTCTTCCATTCTTCCTTCTTTTCCCcttcatcctccctctctctctctctctctctctccctccttgccTTACCATGGCTTCAGTTGGCAGGCGATGGCGTATCTCTTACACACGTGACAGTGGCGCATGACGGGCCAGCGCAGGCCGAACGGCGGGCCGCCCGGCGCGCCGCCCGACTCCGAGTCCGGCTCGACGGaagcggcgggggcggcggcacCCCAGTCGTCGGCGGCGTGGGACGTCAGCGTCAGGCGCAGGGTCGCGACGGTGTCCACGCTCCTGCGCAGCAGCCTGGCGGGGGGAAAACGACAGAGCGTTGAGCGTTGTTCTTCCTCCAACAAACGCACCTGTATGGCTTTATTGGTAAAATTGGACACTGGTTTGACTACTGGCTGAAACTGGTTTGACTGGTTTGACATGGTATCGTTGGACATAATGATGCATATAAACTTCTCTTCTTCTGGCGTTAAGTGCGTGCCTTTGTGTACATTCTCTTATTAATAACAAGGTTTTAAGTGATGCGTTTGTAAATATTTGATCAGCTCAGAGAGCTGCAGGATGGCAGACAGCAGTGGCCGATATAGTGGGCTAGAATTACAACAGtgtaagtggggggggggagggggcagtagCAAAGGGGGTAACATaatgaggggggggagggggttaaaaTGTGGGATCACTGTACCAGTTCTGACAAGGGGGGAGGAAAGACCGATGGCATGAAGTATTTACTTCTGGTGTGGCAAAAGGTGTCCgcaagaaaaaaattctgattcTAGTGCGTAAAGTTCTACGGTTGCTCACTTGTGCAGCTTCCTGTCCAGGACTCTGAGGATTTGGGGACGCCGGGGCGCCCCCCCGCTCATCGGCGCCTCCATGCAGTGTCGCAGCAGTCCCAGGATCCTCTCCGTCATCTTGCCCTCGCCGTTGTCCTTCGTCTTCTGACTATTGGTCCCCTTGACAACGGCCCCGCCCTTGGGGTTGGCCCCGCCCACGGAGACGACGTCGAAGCCCAGGGGTAGCCCGGTGGCGTCGGTCACCATCAGCACAGTCTGACCCACGTGCTGCACTGCATGatgggaggagggagagcgaaGACGAAAGAGCAGGACGGAGAACGAGATTGGGATGGTAGGTAGGGTAGCAGGGAGAGTTAGCAGTAGAAATAAGAACCATTTTAACACCTAAGCTGCTTTTGGTTGTGTGAAAGCTATTTCAGTGAGCTGCCTTTAAGCAATTTAAACGGTTAAGACATTGGACGAGCAAGCCACACGCTAGGTGATTTTTTCACACATACACCTGTttatctctctcactgctgcctgtttttttatgcaaatgaaaacctTGAGTCACCCTTCCCCTAACTACCCCGTCCACAACTCGTGACCCCATTTCCCTCTTActgatttctgattggtcaacgTTGACCCGACTCAGCCAGGTCTGGGCTTCCGGCGGAGGCGGTCCACAGTCCAGCCGGTGCAGCAGCCAATGGGGAGAGGAGCGGTCCACGGGCACCTTGGGGCAGCCCTGACTCTTCCCCTTGTTCCGCAGTGctctctgctgattggctcgCATCGCGGCCTCGTAGTTGCGAAACCACTGCGCCATGGCTTCGCAGAATTCCATCCTCAGATCGCAGGACCTTGACATTAACTCCATCTTGAttaaagagacagagggggtTGTAGAAGCAAGGAGAGTTAGACGAAGGGACACGCAAGAGACGCAACTGCTTGACGATTGACTGACAGAGCGATTTATATAttctttcaatattttattttaagcagtTCGGCTACAATGCACTAGCTACTACAGTCATATGTAGCTATTATTATTTGTTGCAGGTCTAGAGTTGGCACGTGAGGTGGTTATATATGTTAAAATCCAcacaatttaatgaaaaaatcatGATACGATACATTTGAGCACGTAGAGGGTATTGGTAGGCAATAATGAGGGTTTTAGGGTTCAGCCTGTCAATGAGCACACTAACTCGAATTTACACGGCTTTAACGAATGTTATCTAATTTTTATAGCTCGCTATATCCTTGCGCGAAAAGTGTAGTTATAACGTTAATCTAATTCATATCAAGTACATACAcataatgatatttatttacaataccTTTGAATAATAGTAGGCTACAGCGTCTCAAAGTATTTGTTCTCTTATTATGAAAAGCTTGACTCCGGTTGTAGATTATTCTGAACGAGTGggtattatttttcaaaagcgCTCTAGTCTCCAAAACTTGTTTATGGTTTTGAGTGAACGAATATTCCAAATTAGAATGCGAATGACGTTCCTTTTTTCCGATTCTGAGCTTATCGGTCCGTTGGGATGTTTATATTATTGTGTCAGTAATTTATCTAATTATCTATCAATTACTATTTGCTCGACATTACAGCTGTTTCTTACAGATTATCTTCTAGGATAAATGAATTAACCTGTAATAGCATTTTTCAGCGCTAGAGGCGCTGCATTGAAAGGGACTGTCCAAGCTGGCTACTGTAAATTTAGGTCACAGTACAGCCTGCTGGGTGATGAATAGATTCTCAATTTCTGCCTAAGCgtaatgtctttatttttctaCATTGAAAAACGACATAGTTGTAGAAAAATTGATACGTTGAGGAGAATTACGCAGGGGACCATTCAGAAATGGTGTAAAACCTGCTAGGGGTGGTTCTGTATCTATGAAGTAACTTGTGTTCTGAATCCCTACTGCcctccaaaacataaaaaataaaataaaataaaataaaatacagtaaataaattgaataaaaataaatatattaatattttttgcggatacatttttaaaatccaattaTAAGTGGCCACCACAGGCTTATGGAACTAGAGTTGCCTGGGTGATAGAAGAATGTTGATTCTTGAGTCCAGAAGTTCCGTACAAGTGGAAACTGACTGAGACGGCGGTGGCAGAGGGACTGCCAAACATTTATGTTCGGTGAGTCATACAAGGTAAACTATGGAGGACAGGCCTAAAACCCAAGGGAAGAAGAAATGCCATATTAAGCATGACAGAACAGAGGCACTGTCTGTTGTAAGTATTGATAactaaagcattttttaaactaacTCGACTAAAGCAGCAGCACTCACAGATGATGAGAACTCAGTAGCTCAGTATTGCTTTGTTATGCCTTTGCCGTGACAGACTAAGAATAGGGGCATGATGTCATCTACCACTGATGTGGACGACACGGCAGAGGCAACGATACAGTCGCTACCGCCCGAGCTGGTGAGGTGCGCACGTGCTAAGGCAGAATTCTAACGGATAAAGGCAGTAGGATGAATTAATAAACAACTGATAAAAGACAAAGTAAAATGAATCCCCTGGTGAGAGTGACTGCATGGCATGTTCAGCATTATGTTATTATTTCAGGAATTTCCCTCTGCTTTTTTACTTATAATTTATTCTGTCATCCtgtctcaaatattttttatttattttggaacgTGCTTTGAatagaatttattattattaactccTTGAATATACTGCTTTTTTTGCCAGACGCTCAGACCTTCTCTTCGTTCATGTTGTTGAGAAACTACACACGCCGTTTACGTTTTGTTCCGAACACCTTTTCCCAGCTGGTGGAGATCCTTTCGATGTTGTCGGTCCGTGACGTCATCGCCTTTGGGTCCACCTGCCACGACTTCCACCAGCTGACGCTGATCCACTGGACGTGGCGGCGGCTTTTTCGTCGGCAGTCGCGGGACTGGAGGCTGAGGAACATTAGGATCATCCTCAGCGTACTCAAGATATTTACCATATCCAAGAAGAACGCAGAGAGAGAATGACGGATTTTATCGCTCTTATCTCGGGCGGCTTATGTACTTAGCACGTACTGTTTGCGTATACAGcagcagggccctgtttcacgaagcaCCATTACGGAGTTAGCTGGACTACACGGAGTAAAAACTCAGAGCCCTCCCAAAATCTGGAACGTGGACTGAAGTAAGTAAGAAAGGccagctgttctgggttttgctcagctcagttatccagctaacacgGTAATTCTGCTtcgtgaaataccccccaggaCACAGACTGAAGCCAGTCGTGTTGCAATGAAGGGTACAGCGGCTGTGCCTCATCAGAGACTGAAACCTGCAGCTCTCCGGTCGCAAGTCAAGCGGCATAATCACTGTGTCACACTGTGGAGTAGCTGTCACCTAAAATGTGTGAACATGAAGGTCTCACTGCACTTTAAATGTGAAGGGGGTCTTTAAGGCCCCTGTGGCATATCCAGGGATGAAATAACCATACCGGTACGTTGAGTAGGTGCAGAATTATTTCCTTGCACTGATGATAGTatcatatatacataaacatttGCACTTTCACTCGTGTAAATGAGAAATTCAGGTatactaaatatggaataaacgAAATATGGAATTTTCCCCCTCCATTTCATTTTGGGGTTAAAAATAAGTTCCTCTTACTGCATGTCCCTGGCTGAGGCTGGTGTATAAAACGTCCATAGCACTTTTGTACCACCGTCAGTGTGATGTCTGCTGTCAATATACTTTCTATGTGTTTTCTGAAACTGTGcatatgtaataaaaaatgtagcttttttaatattttccttgATGCTGACTAGATAAATATGGTACATTTTTAATGGTAAATCTAACAGCAAGGCAAAATTATTCCACACcgctttttattaattttaatatttttactttaGTGATCTAGAATATTCTGATTTATGGATATTTTGAATGCAGACAGAACAAGAAAAAATcatgtgtgttttcttgtgtcGTAACAGTATTATGTAAAATCATCTTTACGTGTTCAGAAGATGTGAGACTGCAGATATTCATGAGTCATTGAGTCAAGAGGAACAAGCACAATTCGACAGAGACAAATCCCACAATACTGGTCGGGTACAGGACTCTCAGTCGATTCCAGTCCTGTAGGGCCTTTATATGCGTCTGTTATATATGCCCCCAACTAcctccaaccacccccccaaagagaaaatgaaaatttcactTCTCTGCCAGCTACGCAGCAAACCACCACAACTGTCTtcatatgaataatttattgacAAAAAAATCCAAGTCACATttgcgccaaaaaaaaaagatcacataCATTAGCAACACTTAGCAACAGTTATAAGCAACCACAGACATCAGCAGTACTCTGTCCGGTAGTTTGCTCGTACGGTTTTAACACTGTTGCCACGGAACAGCGATATAACTGatcacactgagacagcaccCCTGGGAATCCTCTGGCATCAAATACAATTtgagacaatttttttttttttaccaggaaTCTTTACAAATTACTGGACCTGTTGTCCCTGTCCTCCGAACCAATTTTATTGCTGCAATACCTCGTTCAAAACAGTCCATACAGAGATAATATTTTGAGGAATTACAGATTTGTTTGGAAGGAACGCCCAACCAGCACAGATCATAGATTAAGAGGCTCCATAACAGAGTAACACCGGCCTCTCAAATTCATGCAAAtgcagggccccgccccctgcgtCGTGATTGGCTTAGCACCGCATCGTGACGCGGGGATTGACGCCCTCGCTGTCACTGAGGTTGAAGGCAtcatcccctccctcctcctcctcctcctcctcttcctcttcctcctcctcctcctcctcctcttcctcgtccagCTGCAGGCTGCCGGAGGAGAGGCGCATGCGGACGAGGGGCCCGGCGTGCACCAGGCTCCCCAGCGCGGGGCAGTAGTAGGGGTACAGGACGTCCGGGTCCGAGTCGCTGAAGCTCCCGGAAGCGCCCAGGACGCAGAGGGAGGCGGGCCGGTCCGGCAGGGTGGCCGAGCCCAGGG
It contains:
- the LOC135249671 gene encoding zinc finger MYND domain-containing protein 15-like is translated as MELMSRSCDLRMEFCEAMAQWFRNYEAAMRANQQRALRNKGKSQGCPKVPVDRSSPHWLLHRLDCGPPPPEAQTWLSRVNVDQSEIMQHVGQTVLMVTDATGLPLGFDVVSVGGANPKGGAVVKGTNSQKTKDNGEGKMTERILGLLRHCMEAPMSGGAPRRPQILRVLDRKLHKLLRRSVDTVATLRLTLTSHAADDWGAAAPAASVEPDSESGGAPGGPPFGLRWPVMRHCHVCKRYAIACQLKPCPQCNAVLYCSDRCSEIDQSRCPEDSSHQHWCKKLAQCLRRGAELADLPFTYTPGTGRGPRSRSRAKHAR